The genomic interval TGCATGTAAAACGATGTTGCCGTCTTGTACGTGTTGATAGATATAATTGAAACTTAATGAAGCTTTTTTATCATCAATTAGGTTAACGGTCATTTCAAAAGGTCGGTGAGAATGTCCCCATTCTTTATTTAGCTCATTAAAACTATTTTCGAAAGCTTCAATTCCAATAAGATTTCCACTAGGACTTAACCATTCAACCCCATCTTTATAAAGTAATTCATGTACCAAAGAAAAATTTGTGTTCTTGTTTTCATACAATGAAAAGAAACGGTGCATCATTGCCTTAATTCTATATATTCTCTGTAGTTCTATTGCTTCCATATATTTTTGTATTTATTCATTTGCAAAGAAAACTTTTTTTTAAGTTAACGGACTTGTCGTTTGGCAATTAATGCTACAAGG from Polaribacter sejongensis carries:
- a CDS encoding nuclear transport factor 2 family protein; the protein is MEAIELQRIYRIKAMMHRFFSLYENKNTNFSLVHELLYKDGVEWLSPSGNLIGIEAFENSFNELNKEWGHSHRPFEMTVNLIDDKKASLSFNYIYQHVQDGNIVLHAKGHYEIECVDNGEKYPRIQKCNLTLLKMIEVSRFMDMLEMNKTLYLDYLLKSEQIIKI